The following coding sequences are from one Mycobacterium bourgelatii window:
- a CDS encoding non-ribosomal peptide synthetase: MAEGVVTDVVTSAAAQIEDVLALSPLQEGLFALYRMAEDGVDLYSMQFIIDIDGPVDVELLRRSAQAMLARHPNLRAAFWDRDVPKPVQIVPSHAELPWSERHAQPTEFESIARSERRRPFDLSRGPALRVVLLTVPGQSRRRMIFTAHHILVDGWALAVFFTELLAIYRAGGSTDGLPPPRLYREYIVWLAQQDRAAALAKWDRYLGGVPGPLMVADATVAAGDATPDKTELLLPEADTTRLRHWASRNGLTLNTAVLFAWAVVLSRLTDRRDVVFGTIVSGRPEHLPGVETMVGLFINAVPVVHRLDGHVSVVEQCARLQRESSAMRDIGYLSLSEIQREHGRGALFDSMFVFENAPISDVIRPVTEPGGVQFTPIEMESLTHYPLTVVSHLSGDALLVLVEAIRAALPHLSPADIGERLLAVLRQLPDIGDGTPDALDVLTPAERAELDGIAAASLPAPQGSTVWELFERQARATPDALALSAGGVGENGESFTYADLHAQACRLAGELADHGIGPETVVALVLPRSTRSIVAILAVLAAGAAYLPVDVTLPLVRIESIVRQANPVLALTDADHNELVGVMATLVLDDPAVTERISTRPAVAPSVRRHPDHAAYVIFTSGSTGEPKGVVNTNAALLSYFADHYRRVYQPATTRLGRRLRIAHAWSLSFDASWQPMVGLLDGHRLHLFDAEEMRDADRLVNGMVAHRIDMIDTTPSMLVQLKAAGLLDHSLSVLALGGESINTALWEQLRALAPTAVYNCYGPTEATVEAVVAPVREYPTPTIGTPNAGTFGYVLDSQLRMVPHGAVGELYLSGGQLARGYVGRPGLTTSRFVADPLRPGQRMYRTGDLVRRLPHGGFAYLGRDDDQVKIRGYRVEIGEIEAALRGQPGVHDAAVSVLRRDGGATLVGFVVWQDSAGDELSLRTGLAERLPLYMIPARIVTLPRLPVNSNGKLDGHALDRLAEQAFSGGARTESASTETERALCEVFAEQFNGVVPHIDDDFFSLGIDSIVAISLVHKARRLGIAVSPRMVLTAPTIRQLAAAIDGGAAGNGMDAGGSEYGEVLPLPIVSWLHEYGNYRRFTHMILLRLPAEIDRPTIEVMLQLLLDGHEMLRSILVDTADGPRLVTREPGAVRTADLITRMDVPADSDVHAAITAAARTGNDHIDPRAGAMVQAVWISGPATGEMLLIAAHHLTVDVVSWHIMLGDITEAWRAMQSGTTPKTLPEFTSYRQWSELMWRRAGEQEVQSQRPYWADQVRGPDPALGSRLVDPTRDTWSTLQITQVLAPVDVTECVLATFTRNEGMDEFLLSVLTMTIASWRRSRDQDPSSGTLVALEGHGRADALLDTDTTNTVGWFTTAFPVRLAPGCPSVDVERGESDPGAVRSLFDSVAGHLSAIPNDGLDYGLLRYVDGVAELQDAVEPQITFSYLGRLDLTGTTDQPWSLVAGDQLDALPVDPEPDLPLRFALYIAAAVRGTPEGPRLTTNWLWSDALFERSDIERLTQLWQRGTAVLASALASEA, encoded by the coding sequence ATGGCTGAAGGAGTCGTGACCGACGTCGTGACTTCCGCCGCAGCACAGATCGAGGACGTCCTTGCTTTAAGCCCCCTGCAGGAGGGGCTGTTTGCGCTATACCGAATGGCCGAGGACGGCGTCGACCTGTACAGCATGCAGTTCATCATCGACATCGACGGACCGGTCGACGTCGAACTGCTGCGCCGCAGCGCTCAGGCGATGCTCGCCCGACACCCCAACCTGCGCGCCGCCTTCTGGGATCGCGACGTGCCCAAGCCGGTGCAGATCGTGCCCAGCCATGCCGAGCTGCCTTGGTCGGAACGACATGCGCAGCCAACGGAATTCGAGTCGATCGCCCGATCCGAACGACGTCGCCCGTTTGACTTGAGCCGCGGTCCCGCACTGCGCGTTGTGCTACTTACGGTGCCCGGTCAGAGCCGGCGGCGGATGATCTTCACCGCGCACCACATCCTGGTGGACGGCTGGGCGCTCGCGGTGTTCTTCACCGAGCTGCTCGCCATCTACCGGGCCGGGGGATCCACCGACGGCCTTCCGCCCCCGCGCCTCTACCGCGAGTACATCGTCTGGCTCGCCCAGCAGGACCGGGCGGCCGCGCTTGCCAAGTGGGATCGGTATCTCGGTGGCGTACCCGGGCCGCTCATGGTCGCCGATGCCACCGTCGCCGCCGGAGACGCCACCCCCGACAAGACCGAACTGCTGTTGCCCGAGGCCGACACCACCCGGTTGCGGCATTGGGCGAGTCGCAACGGCCTCACGCTCAACACCGCGGTGCTGTTCGCGTGGGCGGTCGTGCTCAGCCGCCTCACCGACCGCCGCGATGTCGTGTTCGGCACGATTGTCTCCGGGCGTCCAGAACACTTGCCCGGGGTGGAAACCATGGTCGGGTTGTTCATCAACGCCGTGCCGGTAGTGCACCGGCTCGACGGCCACGTTTCGGTGGTCGAGCAATGCGCACGGTTGCAACGTGAGTCATCGGCCATGCGCGACATCGGTTATCTCAGTCTGTCCGAGATTCAACGTGAACACGGCCGGGGCGCGCTGTTCGACTCCATGTTCGTCTTCGAGAATGCCCCGATCTCCGACGTCATCCGTCCGGTGACCGAACCCGGTGGCGTGCAGTTCACCCCGATCGAGATGGAAAGCCTGACCCATTACCCGCTAACGGTGGTCTCCCACCTGTCGGGCGACGCGCTGCTGGTGCTCGTCGAGGCGATTCGTGCGGCGCTGCCGCATCTGAGTCCGGCGGACATCGGCGAGCGCCTGCTCGCCGTGCTGCGGCAGCTACCCGATATCGGCGACGGGACACCGGACGCACTCGATGTCTTGACGCCGGCGGAGCGCGCCGAACTCGACGGGATTGCAGCGGCATCGTTGCCCGCACCTCAAGGATCCACGGTGTGGGAGCTTTTCGAACGACAAGCCCGGGCCACCCCGGATGCCCTTGCGCTCAGCGCCGGCGGCGTCGGCGAAAACGGTGAAAGCTTCACCTACGCCGACCTGCACGCCCAAGCGTGCCGGTTGGCCGGCGAGCTCGCCGATCACGGTATCGGCCCGGAAACCGTTGTGGCGTTGGTGCTGCCGCGCTCAACGCGCTCGATCGTCGCGATTCTGGCCGTACTCGCGGCCGGTGCCGCGTACCTGCCCGTCGACGTCACGCTACCGTTGGTGCGCATCGAATCTATTGTGCGCCAGGCTAATCCGGTGCTGGCGCTCACCGACGCCGACCACAACGAACTGGTCGGCGTGATGGCCACGTTGGTGCTCGACGATCCGGCCGTAACCGAACGTATCTCGACTCGCCCGGCTGTCGCACCGTCGGTACGCCGTCATCCCGACCACGCCGCGTACGTCATCTTCACCTCGGGATCTACCGGCGAACCCAAGGGGGTGGTGAACACAAACGCCGCGCTGCTGAGCTACTTTGCGGACCACTACCGCCGCGTCTACCAGCCGGCCACAACACGCCTCGGTCGCCGACTGCGCATCGCGCACGCCTGGTCGCTGAGTTTCGACGCCTCCTGGCAGCCCATGGTCGGTCTGCTCGACGGCCATCGGCTGCACTTGTTCGATGCCGAGGAGATGCGCGACGCGGATCGGCTGGTCAATGGCATGGTTGCCCACCGGATCGACATGATCGACACCACCCCGTCGATGCTCGTACAACTCAAAGCCGCCGGCCTGCTCGATCATTCGCTGTCGGTGCTGGCCTTGGGTGGCGAATCGATCAACACGGCGCTGTGGGAGCAGTTGCGCGCGCTGGCACCGACCGCCGTCTACAACTGCTACGGGCCCACCGAGGCGACCGTTGAGGCGGTGGTGGCTCCCGTCCGGGAGTATCCGACACCGACGATCGGCACGCCGAACGCGGGAACCTTCGGCTACGTCCTGGACTCGCAACTACGAATGGTGCCGCACGGTGCGGTGGGCGAGTTGTACCTGTCGGGCGGGCAGTTGGCCCGAGGCTACGTCGGCAGGCCGGGACTGACCACGAGCCGCTTCGTGGCCGATCCGCTCCGCCCAGGCCAGCGCATGTACCGGACCGGAGACTTGGTGCGCCGCTTGCCGCACGGAGGGTTCGCCTATCTGGGACGCGACGACGACCAGGTCAAGATTCGCGGCTACCGCGTCGAGATCGGTGAGATCGAAGCCGCTCTCCGCGGCCAACCGGGGGTACATGACGCCGCGGTCTCGGTGCTGCGTCGTGATGGTGGCGCCACGTTGGTGGGTTTCGTTGTGTGGCAGGACAGTGCGGGCGACGAGCTCAGCCTGCGGACCGGACTGGCCGAGCGCCTGCCCCTCTACATGATCCCGGCCCGCATCGTGACACTGCCTCGCCTGCCAGTGAATTCCAACGGCAAGCTCGACGGCCACGCCTTGGATCGGCTGGCCGAGCAGGCGTTCTCCGGCGGTGCCAGAACGGAATCGGCATCGACCGAGACCGAACGAGCGCTGTGCGAGGTCTTCGCCGAGCAGTTCAACGGCGTAGTACCGCACATCGACGACGACTTCTTCTCACTCGGCATCGACAGCATCGTCGCAATCTCGTTGGTACACAAGGCTCGACGCCTGGGCATCGCGGTAAGCCCGCGGATGGTACTGACCGCCCCCACGATTCGACAGCTCGCTGCGGCGATAGACGGGGGCGCCGCGGGGAACGGGATGGACGCCGGCGGCAGCGAATACGGCGAAGTCCTGCCGCTGCCCATCGTGTCGTGGCTGCACGAGTACGGCAATTATCGCCGATTCACCCATATGATCCTGCTGCGGCTACCCGCCGAGATCGACCGCCCGACAATCGAAGTGATGCTGCAATTGCTGCTCGACGGGCACGAAATGCTGCGCTCGATCCTGGTCGATACTGCCGACGGTCCGCGCCTGGTGACCCGCGAACCGGGCGCAGTCCGCACGGCTGACCTGATCACCCGGATGGACGTGCCGGCCGACTCGGATGTGCACGCCGCCATCACCGCCGCCGCGCGTACCGGCAACGACCACATCGACCCGCGCGCCGGTGCGATGGTGCAGGCGGTGTGGATCTCGGGGCCCGCGACCGGGGAGATGCTGCTGATCGCCGCCCACCACTTGACCGTGGACGTGGTCTCCTGGCACATCATGCTCGGCGATATCACCGAGGCGTGGCGCGCGATGCAATCCGGAACGACACCAAAGACACTGCCGGAGTTCACTTCCTACCGGCAGTGGTCAGAGCTGATGTGGCGCCGGGCCGGCGAGCAGGAAGTGCAGTCTCAGCGGCCGTATTGGGCCGACCAGGTACGCGGACCCGACCCCGCGTTGGGTAGCCGACTCGTTGACCCGACCCGAGACACCTGGTCCACTCTGCAGATCACCCAGGTGCTGGCACCCGTCGACGTCACCGAGTGCGTGCTGGCCACCTTCACCAGAAACGAGGGCATGGACGAATTTCTGCTCTCCGTGCTCACCATGACGATCGCCAGTTGGCGCCGTTCTCGTGACCAGGATCCGTCATCGGGCACCCTCGTCGCCCTGGAAGGTCACGGGCGGGCCGACGCCCTGTTGGATACCGACACCACGAACACCGTCGGTTGGTTCACCACCGCATTTCCGGTTCGGCTGGCCCCCGGTTGCCCGTCGGTCGACGTCGAGCGTGGCGAGAGCGATCCCGGTGCGGTCCGCAGCCTGTTCGATTCCGTGGCAGGCCATTTGAGCGCCATCCCGAACGACGGCCTGGATTACGGACTGCTCCGCTACGTGGACGGTGTTGCCGAGTTGCAGGATGCCGTCGAGCCGCAGATCACGTTCAGCTATCTGGGTCGCCTGGACCTCACCGGCACAACGGACCAACCGTGGTCATTGGTGGCCGGCGATCAGCTGGATGCGCTGCCCGTCGACCCCGAACCGGACCTGCCGCTGCGATTCGCCCTGTACATCGCCGCGGCGGTACGCGGTACGCCGGAGGGGCCACGACTGACGACCAACTGGCTGTGGAGCGACGCGCTGTTCGAACGATCCGACATTGAGCGGCTGACGCAATTGTGGCAGCGGGGCACGGCTGTGCTCGCGTCTGCCCTGGCCAGTGAGGCATAG
- a CDS encoding non-ribosomal peptide synthetase, whose translation MADDAKTVQERRRELLRRRIAESGLAAAQSVERRPIHAGERYGLSAGQRRMWFLQTMDGTDVTLNICVAYQLTGAVDPERLRAAFNKVVARHAILRTTYGVDTEGEPYQIFSDDGEVSWRTEDVTDRPEQERRRQVEAMARAEFGKPFDLTQELPLRVTLIRTGTDEFVLLLVVHHISWDDDSWAVFFNDLSAAYSGRPLAEAPQFIAIEVSENATEPSIADVGYWADILRPAPEPLQLPGLANAQPSRWATRRTRPLPAELYVRVEEFARERSASPFMVLLAAFAVLVRRYTGAPDFLISVPVTDRRAAAEGAIGYFGNTLLLRMVARPQDTFASFVDAVRETCLAGFAHQSVGIDRVVREANPDRTMGHDGMEELVRLGFSMRKSTTGLTLTGVEVRQLELGAVVAHLPLALAIVLDPGGAVVEFEYQTDVLSSALVEQMLAHYLQLVDHALTEPQHRLTSLDMLGPGEREAVLADSHGELVPTPATTMVALFEKAAAANPDALALVSDDAELTYAELHGRANRLARWLIGQGVGADDLIGLRLTTSIEFIVAVLGVLKAGAAYLPIDPAYPDDRIEYLVTDARPKTVIGRAELDAAEQAAARLSDAVLTDADRLHPLRPDHLAYVIYTSGSTGQPKGVAVPHHAIAEHVDGFIAEWSMTAEDRLLQSSSVSFDASLLDIFVTLTLGARLIVPKPPEGTGIGDIGYIADLINRHQVTVLHMVPSMLSTVLMLPQVSEWRALRYVPVGGEALPGDVADRFASYFDAELRNHYGPTEAVVCSTHMPVEGSHGARVVPIGVPNRNVYAYVLDEELQPVPAEVIGELYLGGNQLARGYLGRPSLTAQRFIADPFRPGKRMYRTGDLVRRNISGELEFIGRADEQVKVRGFRIELGEVEAVIARHPAVRHCLVVAEDTEVGPMLAAYLVPVTGDGGADLDLDEVRAHAAAVLPEYMVPNAFAVIPEIPLTVSGKLDKRALPAPTPIAVRRYREPATPTERRMCAIFARLFDLEQVGADSSFFGLGGHSLLAARLVAQIRAEFGVELTVRAVFDTPTPAGLAARLVEQFRAEFDIELDELDAPDDLDAFDSVDDSALVTFSNRPGIAGTVRPERIPLSYSQLAAWFQYRLEGPRAEFNIAFARRIEGRLDIDALGAALNDVVERHESLRTNYAEHEGVPYQIVHPRLKLELPIIDVAADQIDQQIAELRNYVLTPETGPLIRATLLRIDPHTHVLFVIVHHIMSDHASLGILLDDLIVAYRARLDGSAPRWAPLPFQFADYAVWQHSAFDSDWGQAELAYWRDALAGLPDEIAVAHDHARPPVLAKKNGRVVTFTVPAARRASLTQFAEQNGVTEFMLYQAVLAVWLHKLGGGTDIPLGCPVACRVEPGAAQVIGFFANMVLLRNDLSGDPTLRAVVERSRSLVLDGFARQEVPYERVVEALNPPRSLSRNTLFQNMLHFHGEDWALAPRDLTTTGETVVSPLVLDFDISLLDLDLSMKVTPEGVLEVRVVANADLYEPETVSLVAEALNNALDAFARTPDLPVSRLELLPAAEMERLLAPPTPRAAASDRPQPATGVTEGSAETQRSLITLLQELLEITDVDPEDNFFALGGDSIISIKWSAQANAQGLALTPPMVFEHMTIAELAAAVDAAADASPDATVAQPEPTAEPEYRPMSTSGLDSDALAKLTASWLKES comes from the coding sequence ATGGCAGACGACGCCAAGACCGTGCAGGAACGCCGACGGGAGTTGCTGCGTCGGCGTATCGCCGAAAGCGGCTTGGCGGCGGCGCAATCGGTCGAGCGGCGGCCGATCCACGCGGGGGAGCGGTACGGTCTGTCCGCGGGCCAGCGTCGGATGTGGTTCCTGCAGACCATGGATGGCACCGACGTCACGCTCAATATCTGTGTCGCATACCAACTGACCGGGGCCGTCGACCCGGAGCGGCTACGAGCCGCGTTCAATAAGGTCGTTGCGCGCCATGCCATTTTGCGTACCACCTACGGGGTCGACACCGAAGGTGAGCCGTATCAGATATTTTCCGACGACGGCGAGGTCAGCTGGCGTACCGAAGACGTCACCGACCGCCCCGAGCAGGAGCGACGGCGACAGGTCGAGGCAATGGCCCGAGCGGAATTCGGTAAGCCGTTCGACCTGACCCAAGAGTTGCCGCTGCGCGTGACGCTGATACGCACTGGCACAGACGAATTCGTACTCCTGCTGGTCGTACATCACATCAGTTGGGATGACGACTCCTGGGCGGTCTTCTTCAACGACCTGAGCGCGGCCTATAGCGGGCGACCACTGGCCGAGGCCCCGCAGTTCATCGCGATCGAGGTCTCCGAGAACGCGACCGAACCCTCGATCGCCGACGTCGGCTACTGGGCCGACATCCTGCGGCCGGCGCCCGAACCGCTCCAGCTTCCCGGTTTGGCGAACGCGCAGCCGTCCCGCTGGGCGACGCGCCGGACGCGGCCGCTGCCCGCCGAGTTGTATGTCCGCGTCGAGGAGTTCGCCCGCGAGCGCTCCGCCTCACCGTTCATGGTGTTACTGGCCGCATTCGCCGTGCTGGTGCGCCGCTACACGGGAGCTCCGGACTTTCTGATCTCGGTGCCCGTCACCGACCGGCGCGCCGCGGCCGAGGGGGCTATCGGGTACTTCGGCAACACCCTTTTGCTGCGGATGGTTGCGCGACCTCAAGACACCTTTGCATCGTTCGTCGACGCGGTGCGCGAAACCTGCCTGGCCGGTTTCGCCCATCAGTCGGTCGGCATCGATCGTGTTGTGCGTGAGGCGAATCCGGACCGAACCATGGGTCACGACGGCATGGAAGAACTCGTCCGGCTCGGTTTCAGCATGCGCAAGAGCACGACCGGTCTGACGCTGACCGGCGTGGAGGTGCGCCAGCTCGAACTGGGCGCGGTCGTCGCTCACCTGCCCCTTGCGCTCGCGATCGTGCTCGACCCGGGCGGCGCCGTCGTCGAATTCGAGTATCAGACCGACGTCTTGAGCAGCGCACTCGTCGAGCAGATGCTGGCCCACTATCTACAGCTGGTGGACCACGCGCTCACCGAGCCCCAACACCGCCTCACCAGTCTGGACATGTTGGGCCCCGGCGAACGGGAAGCCGTGTTGGCGGACTCGCACGGTGAGCTCGTGCCCACTCCCGCAACGACGATGGTCGCGCTGTTCGAGAAGGCCGCGGCGGCAAACCCCGACGCGCTCGCCTTGGTATCCGACGACGCGGAGCTGACCTACGCCGAATTGCATGGGCGGGCGAACCGGTTGGCGCGCTGGCTGATCGGGCAGGGCGTGGGCGCCGACGACCTCATCGGTCTGCGCTTGACGACGTCGATCGAGTTCATCGTCGCCGTGCTGGGCGTGCTGAAAGCCGGTGCGGCGTACCTGCCGATCGACCCGGCTTATCCTGACGACCGCATCGAATACCTTGTGACGGACGCCCGCCCGAAGACGGTCATCGGCCGGGCGGAACTCGATGCCGCCGAACAGGCCGCAGCGCGGTTGTCGGACGCCGTGCTCACCGACGCGGACCGGTTGCATCCGCTGCGTCCCGATCACCTGGCCTACGTCATCTACACATCCGGCTCCACGGGTCAGCCCAAGGGCGTCGCGGTCCCGCACCACGCGATCGCCGAGCACGTGGATGGCTTCATCGCCGAGTGGAGCATGACCGCCGAAGACCGGTTGCTGCAGTCGTCTTCGGTGAGCTTCGACGCGTCGTTGTTGGACATCTTCGTCACGCTGACGCTCGGGGCGCGGCTCATTGTGCCGAAGCCGCCGGAAGGCACCGGTATCGGTGACATCGGCTACATTGCCGATCTGATCAACCGGCATCAAGTGACCGTGTTGCACATGGTTCCCTCCATGCTGAGCACCGTGCTGATGCTGCCGCAGGTCAGCGAATGGCGCGCGTTGCGTTACGTGCCGGTGGGTGGTGAGGCGCTGCCGGGTGACGTGGCGGACAGGTTTGCCAGCTACTTCGACGCGGAGTTGCGCAACCACTACGGCCCGACTGAGGCCGTCGTCTGTTCGACGCACATGCCGGTCGAGGGATCACACGGCGCTCGGGTGGTGCCCATCGGTGTGCCGAACCGCAACGTCTACGCGTATGTCCTCGACGAAGAATTGCAGCCGGTGCCCGCGGAAGTGATCGGCGAGTTGTACCTCGGCGGCAATCAGTTGGCGCGCGGCTACCTTGGTCGTCCGAGCTTGACCGCGCAGCGGTTCATCGCCGACCCGTTCCGTCCGGGCAAGCGGATGTACCGGACGGGAGATCTGGTTCGCCGCAACATCTCTGGCGAGCTGGAGTTCATCGGCCGCGCCGACGAGCAGGTCAAGGTCCGCGGCTTCCGCATCGAACTCGGCGAGGTGGAGGCGGTGATCGCCAGACACCCGGCGGTGCGGCACTGTCTGGTGGTCGCGGAGGACACCGAGGTGGGGCCGATGCTCGCCGCCTACCTGGTGCCGGTCACCGGCGATGGCGGCGCCGACCTGGACCTCGACGAGGTTCGTGCGCATGCGGCCGCGGTGCTGCCCGAGTACATGGTGCCCAACGCTTTCGCGGTGATCCCCGAGATCCCGTTGACGGTGAGCGGCAAACTCGACAAACGGGCCCTGCCCGCACCCACCCCCATCGCGGTCCGTCGCTACCGGGAGCCGGCCACCCCCACCGAGCGCCGGATGTGCGCGATCTTTGCCCGCCTGTTCGACCTCGAGCAAGTGGGTGCCGATAGCTCGTTCTTCGGCCTGGGTGGCCATTCACTGCTGGCGGCGCGCCTGGTGGCACAGATCCGGGCTGAGTTCGGGGTAGAGCTGACCGTTCGCGCCGTGTTCGACACTCCGACACCCGCCGGTTTGGCGGCTCGACTGGTTGAGCAGTTCCGCGCCGAGTTCGACATCGAACTGGACGAGCTGGACGCACCGGATGACCTGGACGCCTTTGACAGCGTTGATGATTCGGCACTGGTGACATTCTCGAACCGGCCCGGAATAGCCGGCACCGTTCGGCCCGAGCGGATTCCGCTGTCGTATTCCCAACTCGCCGCCTGGTTCCAGTACCGTTTGGAGGGCCCGCGTGCGGAATTCAACATCGCCTTTGCGCGTCGGATCGAGGGTCGGCTGGACATCGATGCGCTGGGTGCGGCACTCAACGACGTCGTCGAACGGCACGAGTCGCTGCGCACGAATTACGCCGAGCACGAAGGTGTTCCGTACCAGATTGTGCACCCGAGACTGAAGTTGGAGCTGCCGATCATCGACGTGGCCGCCGACCAGATCGATCAGCAGATAGCGGAGCTGCGGAACTACGTGCTCACTCCCGAAACGGGACCGCTGATCCGGGCGACCCTGTTGAGAATCGATCCGCACACCCACGTGCTGTTCGTCATCGTGCACCACATCATGTCCGACCATGCCTCGTTGGGCATTCTGCTGGACGACCTCATCGTCGCCTACCGCGCACGCCTCGACGGCAGCGCGCCGCGGTGGGCCCCGCTTCCGTTCCAGTTCGCGGATTACGCGGTGTGGCAACACAGTGCGTTCGACAGCGACTGGGGACAAGCCGAGTTGGCCTACTGGCGCGACGCCCTGGCCGGTCTGCCCGACGAGATCGCGGTGGCCCACGACCACGCGCGGCCCCCGGTGCTGGCAAAGAAGAACGGCAGGGTAGTGACGTTCACGGTTCCCGCGGCTCGTCGGGCTAGCCTCACCCAGTTCGCCGAGCAGAACGGTGTCACCGAATTCATGCTCTACCAAGCGGTTCTCGCCGTGTGGCTGCACAAGCTCGGCGGCGGCACCGACATCCCTCTGGGTTGTCCGGTGGCGTGCCGCGTCGAACCGGGCGCCGCGCAGGTGATCGGTTTCTTCGCGAATATGGTGTTGCTGCGCAACGACTTATCCGGTGATCCCACGCTGCGCGCCGTCGTGGAACGCAGCCGTAGCCTGGTGCTCGACGGCTTCGCCCGCCAGGAAGTCCCCTACGAACGCGTCGTCGAAGCGCTCAACCCGCCGCGCTCGCTGTCGCGGAACACGTTGTTCCAGAACATGCTCCACTTCCACGGCGAGGATTGGGCGCTGGCTCCCCGTGACCTCACGACCACGGGGGAAACAGTGGTAAGTCCGCTTGTGCTGGACTTCGACATCTCCTTGCTCGACTTGGACCTGAGCATGAAGGTGACACCCGAGGGTGTGCTCGAGGTACGAGTCGTCGCCAACGCCGATCTCTACGAGCCCGAGACGGTGTCGCTCGTCGCCGAAGCCCTGAACAACGCGCTCGATGCCTTCGCGCGCACACCGGACCTCCCGGTCTCCCGGCTGGAGTTGCTGCCTGCGGCCGAAATGGAACGGCTGCTGGCCCCACCGACCCCGCGGGCCGCCGCATCCGACCGGCCGCAACCGGCCACCGGCGTCACCGAGGGCTCGGCGGAAACCCAGCGGAGCCTCATCACGCTGCTGCAGGAGCTCCTCGAAATCACCGACGTCGACCCCGAGGACAACTTCTTCGCGCTCGGCGGCGACAGCATCATCTCCATCAAGTGGTCGGCCCAGGCCAACGCGCAGGGACTGGCGCTGACCCCGCCAATGGTGTTCGAGCACATGACCATCGCCGAACTGGCCGCCGCCGTCGACGCGGCAGCCGATGCGTCCCCTGACGCGACGGTTGCCCAACCGGAACCGACGGCCGAACCGGAGTACCGGCCGATGAGCACCTCGGGTCTGGACTCGGACGCCTTGGCCAAACTCACCGCGTCATGGCTGAAGGAGTCGTGA
- a CDS encoding GNAT family N-acetyltransferase — protein sequence MLDLGHRQATLHHDTFAGTFSLRRMDLSRDLDQLHSWMNDPEVARFWKKAWPRAQLASYLRLQDELPHSVPYLGELDGGAMSYWELYRADLDPLAEFYEARDHDAGIHVLLGPAECRGRGLASSLLRIVSDWQLEADPLAERVVAEPDVSNARSIRAFERAGFRRTTELDLPDKRAVLMVRDRAGC from the coding sequence GTGCTGGACCTAGGGCACCGCCAGGCGACGTTGCACCACGACACGTTCGCCGGGACGTTCTCGCTGCGGCGGATGGACCTGAGCCGCGACCTCGACCAATTGCATTCCTGGATGAACGACCCCGAGGTGGCGCGGTTCTGGAAGAAGGCCTGGCCGCGCGCGCAACTGGCGTCCTACCTGCGACTACAGGACGAGCTGCCGCACTCCGTTCCCTACCTGGGCGAGCTGGACGGCGGCGCGATGAGTTACTGGGAGCTCTACCGTGCCGACCTCGACCCGCTGGCCGAGTTCTACGAAGCACGCGACCACGACGCCGGCATCCACGTGCTGCTCGGCCCGGCCGAATGCCGCGGGCGGGGGTTGGCCTCGAGCCTGCTGCGCATCGTGTCCGACTGGCAGTTGGAAGCCGATCCACTTGCCGAACGGGTGGTCGCCGAGCCCGACGTGAGCAACGCGCGGTCGATCCGAGCGTTCGAGCGCGCTGGGTTCCGTCGGACGACCGAACTCGACCTGCCGGACAAGCGGGCGGTCCTCATGGTCCGCGATCGGGCGGGGTGCTGA
- a CDS encoding thioesterase II family protein: protein MPRTLGWIRQFHQPASPDNIPLLVFPHAGSGASAYRDFSKILSSKFKVIVFQYPGRQDRAAEAALGSLAEIAAGAFGEFAASDHNRGIPIVTFGHSMGALVAFEFVRIAEANGVAVRHLHVSAAVAPSNVANKPSHPKDDEEILNHLAALEGTDGDVMANRDLMRLALPVIKADYNAFDAYSCAEDIKIATPVHAIGGDQDPYITLGDLYGWGKHTDTVKVTMFDGGHFYLKTHADAVAELLAADAYCGQSA from the coding sequence ATGCCGCGCACATTGGGGTGGATCAGGCAGTTCCACCAACCGGCCTCGCCCGACAACATCCCGTTACTGGTTTTCCCACATGCCGGATCCGGCGCCAGCGCCTACCGCGACTTCTCCAAGATCCTGAGTTCGAAGTTCAAGGTCATCGTCTTTCAATACCCGGGCCGCCAGGACCGGGCCGCCGAAGCCGCGCTGGGGTCGCTGGCCGAGATCGCGGCCGGAGCGTTCGGCGAATTCGCGGCATCGGATCACAATCGCGGCATCCCGATCGTCACCTTCGGTCACAGCATGGGAGCGCTGGTCGCGTTCGAGTTCGTCCGGATTGCCGAAGCCAACGGAGTCGCGGTCCGTCACCTCCACGTGTCTGCCGCCGTCGCCCCCAGCAACGTGGCGAACAAGCCGTCGCATCCGAAGGACGACGAGGAGATCCTCAACCACCTCGCCGCGCTCGAGGGGACCGACGGCGACGTGATGGCGAACCGCGACCTCATGCGACTTGCGCTGCCGGTCATCAAGGCGGACTACAACGCCTTCGACGCCTACAGCTGCGCCGAGGACATCAAGATCGCGACCCCCGTTCACGCCATCGGCGGCGATCAGGATCCCTACATCACGTTGGGTGACCTCTACGGGTGGGGCAAACACACCGACACCGTCAAGGTCACCATGTTCGACGGCGGGCACTTCTACCTCAAGACCCATGCCGACGCCGTCGCAGAATTGCTGGCGGCCGACGCTTACTGCGGACAATCGGCGTGA